CGATATCCCTTTGCCATTCAGATAAAAAAATATTTAAAGGCTATTCAACATAGTGAACAAAAAAAACCTTGTCAAGAAGTTTTTCGAGTAAAATGAGAATGTTATCTTTCAATAATCCTACCTGAAGAATCAAGATATGGGGGTAAAGATCATCCCATTTCAATATATAGGTGGAGGCCTGGTTACCCTTCCACGACCTTCTGAAAGATCTCAAACGCCGCCCTGACCGCCTTGCTTTCCCTGTCCAGTTCGATTGTGGGCCTTCCTCTCAGATCGAATTCGGTTATCTGTTCGTCTTCCGGTATGAACCCGGCCAGATTCAGCCCGTATTTTTCGACCGTATTCCGGATGTTTTCCATCTGACCGTCCCTGACCTGATTTACAATCAGGAACTTCTGCCTTATATCCAGATTCAAATCCTCGCTCAATTCAACGATCCTGGACGCCGATTGTAAACCCCGTCGACTAGGGTCCGAGACAATGAGCAGGATATCGATGTTATTGGTCGTCAGGCGGCTTAGATGTTCCATACCAGCTTCGTTATCCATAACCACGTATTTATAATTTTTAATCAGCTTGTCCAGGTAAGTCGTGAGCAAGGTGTTGGCGGCACAGTAACAACCCGCACCCTCCGGTCTTCCCATAACGATTAAATCAAAACCCTCGGACTCGACAACGGCCTGTTCGAGCTTCATCTCCATGAATACATCCTTGGTCATGCCTGTTGCGACCCCCTTCTTCATCTCCTCTCGGGCATCCCCCAGGGTTTCATTCACCTCTAACCCCAGCACCTCGTTAAAATTGGCATTTGCGTCTGCGTCCACTGCCAGGATCGGGGTTTTTCCGTTCTCCAAAAGATATTTGACAAGGAAGCCGGCTATGGTAGTTTTACCTGTTCCTCCCTTGCCTGCAAGACCGATCGAATAGGGCATTTTACAACCTCCTCAAAGGGAAATTTTTATTGATCTTTCAAAGGAATTTTTCTAGAATTCAAGCAACTTAAAAGACTCCTGCGGTCCCTCG
This genomic window from Deltaproteobacteria bacterium contains:
- a CDS encoding AAA family ATPase, translated to MPYSIGLAGKGGTGKTTIAGFLVKYLLENGKTPILAVDADANANFNEVLGLEVNETLGDAREEMKKGVATGMTKDVFMEMKLEQAVVESEGFDLIVMGRPEGAGCYCAANTLLTTYLDKLIKNYKYVVMDNEAGMEHLSRLTTNNIDILLIVSDPSRRGLQSASRIVELSEDLNLDIRQKFLIVNQVRDGQMENIRNTVEKYGLNLAGFIPEDEQITEFDLRGRPTIELDRESKAVRAAFEIFQKVVEG